From a region of the Balaenoptera musculus isolate JJ_BM4_2016_0621 chromosome 15, mBalMus1.pri.v3, whole genome shotgun sequence genome:
- the GID8 gene encoding glucose-induced degradation protein 8 homolog has product MSYTEKPDEITKDEWMEKLNNLHVQRADMNRLIMNYLVTEGFKEAAEKFRMESGIEPSVDLETLDERIKIREMILEGQIPEAIALVNSLHPELLDTNRYLYFHLQQQHLIELIRQRETEAALEFAQTQLAEQGEESRECLTEMERTLALLAFDNPEDSPFGDLLNMMQRQKVWSEVNQAVLDYENRESTPKLAKLLKLLLWAQNELDQKKVKYPKMTDLSKGVIEEPK; this is encoded by the exons ATGAGTTACACAGAAAAACCCGATGAAATCACAAAGGACGAGTGGATGGAGAAGCTCAATAACTTGCATGTCCAGCGGGCAGACATGAACCGTCTCATCATGAACTACTTGGTCACAG AGGGCTTTAAGGAAGCAGCAGAGAAGTTTCGGATGGAATCTGGGATCGAACCTAGTGTTGATCTAGAAACGCTCGACGAGCGAATCAAAATCCGGGAGATGATACTGGAAGGCCAGATTCCCGAGGCCATCGCACTGGTCAATAGCCTCCACCCGGAGCTTCTGGACACAAACCGCTATCTTTACTTCCACCTACAA CAACAGCACCTGATCGAGCTGATCCGCCAGCGGGAGACGGAGGCGGCGCTGGAGTTCGCGCAGACCCAGCTGGCCGAGCAGGGCGAGGAGAGCCGGGAGTGCCTGACCGAGATGGAGCGCACGCTGGCCCTGCTGGCCTTCGACAACCCCGAGGACTCGCCCTTCGGAGACCTGCTCAACATGATGCAGAGGCAGAAG GTGTGGAGTGAAGTGAACCAAGCTGTCCTGGATTATGAAAATCGTGAGTCAACACCCAAGCTGGCAAAGTTACTGAAACTACTCCTTTGGGCTCAGAATGAGCTGGACCAGAAGAAAGTCAAATATCCCAAAATGACAGACCTCAGCAAAGGCGTGATCGAGGAGCCCAAGTAG